Proteins from a genomic interval of Anolis sagrei isolate rAnoSag1 chromosome 1, rAnoSag1.mat, whole genome shotgun sequence:
- the GPR63 gene encoding probable G-protein coupled receptor 63, with amino-acid sequence MVLSGMLTRAHSAILNATFIVYENAYGNITTPFFLVRSGTVRPLKYHLGAMVTTEATALTDNSTPALPLQDFKSLSLPLQIILSAAMVFIFLVSFLGNLVVCLMVYQKTAMRSAINILLASLAFADMLLALLNMPFALITIITTRWVFGDTFCRVSAMFFWLFVIEGVAILLIISIDRFLIIVQRQDKLNPYRAKVLIAVSWATAFVVAFPLSVGNPSLQIPSKAPQCVFGYSTSPGYRAYVILVVLISFFIPFLVMLYSFMGILNTVRHNAVRIHSHPDSICLSQASKLGLMSLQRPFQMNIDMSFKTRAFTTILILFIVFIICWAPFTTYSLIATFNSHFYHKHNFFEISTWLLWLCYLKSALNPLIYYWRIKKFHDACLDLMPKYFKFLPQLPGNTRRRIRPSAVYVCGEHRSVV; translated from the coding sequence ATGGTTCTTTCTGGGATGCTGACCCGTGCTCATTCTGCAATCCTCAATGCAACTTTCATTGTCTATGAAAATGCCTATGGAAATATCACCACTCCTTTCTTCTTGGTTCGTAGTGGTACGGTGCGGCCACTGAAATACCACTTAGGTGCCATGGTTACCACTGAGGCAACAGCTTTGACAGATAACAGCACACCTGCCCTTCCTTTGCAAGACTTCAAGAGCTTGAGCCTCCCACTCCAGATTATACTTTCTGCTGCCATGGTATTTATATTCCTAGTTTCTTTCCTTGGTAACCTTGTTGTCTGCCTCATGGTCTATCAGAAGACTGCAATGCGATCTGCTATTAACATTCTCCTAGCTAGCTTGGCTTTTGCAGACATGCTGCTTGCTCTGCTGAATATGCCTTTTGCTCTGATAACTATCATCACAACTCGATGGGTGTTTGGCGATACCTTTTGCAGAGTCTCTGCTATGTTCTTCTGGCTGTTTGTCATTGAAGGTGTTGCCATTCTGCTCATCATTAGCATTGACAGATTCCTTATCATAGTTCAGAGGCAGGATAAGCTGAATCCTTACCGTGCAAAAGTCCTTATTGCTGTCTCCTGGGCTACAGCCTTTGTAGTTGCTTTCCCACTCTCTGTGGGGAACCCAAGTCTACAGATACCTTCTAAAGCACCTCAGTGTGTGTTTGGGTACTCAACAAGCCCTGGCTACCGTGCCTACGTGATACTGGTGGTCCTGAtctcctttttcattccattctTGGTGATGTTATATTCTTTTATGGGCATCCTCAACACAGTACGGCATAACGCAGTTCGCATCCATAGCCACCCAGATAGCATTTGCCTCAGTCAAGCCAGCAAACTTGGTCTCATGAGCCTCCAGAGACCCTTTCAAATGAACATTGATATGAGCTTTAAAACTCGTGCCTTCACAACCATCTTGATTCTATTCATTGTCTTCATTATCTGCTGGGCCCCCTTCACCACCTACAGCCTTATTGCCACATTCAACAGCCACTTTTACCACAAGCACAACTTTTTTGAGATAAGCACTTGGCTCCTTTGGCTCTGCTACCTCAAGTCAGCTCTGAACCCACTGATTTACTATTGGAGGATCAAGAAGTTTCATGATGCGTGCTTAGACTTGATGCCCAAGTACTTCAAATTTTTACCACAGCTACCTGGTAACACCAGAAGACGTATCCGGCCTagtgctgtgtatgtgtgtggggagCACCGGTCAGTAGTGTAA